The Synechococcus sp. WH 8101 sequence TGGCGGTGAATCAGCTCCAGAAAGGTGTTGCGAGGAAGACGCACCACTGAAATGGGAGTCAGCGCCCTGGCCTCGCGGCTGTGATGCAGCCGCTGGCGAGCCAGATCCTCGAAAAAGAACATCTCGCCGCGGCTGTAACGAAGCCGCCCATCGAGCGGTGCGGACAACTCCACCAGGCCCTGCTCGAGGGCATACACGGACTTGACCATCTCGCCACGACGGAAAAGTACGCCGCCGGTGGGAAAGGTGAGCCGATCGGCGTGATCGTGTTCGGCGATCAACTCCACCGGCGATGGCAGGGTGCTGGTGGCGATCAACGCGTCAGGGTTCACGGGCGAACCCCTATCCTCACGAACGCGCCGACTGGGCGGGGTCGCATGGAGCACAGAGCCCCACGGTCCATCAATTTTTTTGCTTTTCTTCAGAATTCCGACTCATCCATCCAATCCAGCCGCCACCGGCATGGGGCGTTGGTCGAGTTCCAGCTGCACATCAGCCCGAACACCTGGTGGCTCCAACGCCTGCAACCGGGGCAATTCAGGGGGCCTGGCCGTCCAGTGATGACACCAGGCCACGCGAGCCAATTCCGCATGCACCGGCAACCGCCGCAAGCGACACCAGCCCCCCTCCGCCGCCGCAGCCAACCCGCTGGCGGCGCAATGGAGACAGCTGTGGCAGCAGACGTCAGCCAAACAGAAGGCTCGGGAGCACCCAGGGTAAGGACGGTCAAAAAAGCGAACCAGCTGAAGCCACAAATCTGCGCCTTTGCTTCCACTTTCAGTCGCCAGCTTGCGGCGATCCATAGGATCGCCGCACACCGCATCTACGGCTGCATGGACCTGAAGCGCACGCCCCTGCACGACCTCTGTCTGGCGGCCGGGGCTCGCATGGTTCCCTTCGCGGGCTGGGAGATGCCTCTGCAATTCTCCGGTCTGCTGGCGGAGCACCGGGCTGTCCGCGAGGCGGCGGGCCTCTTCGACATCTCCCATATGGGCGTGGTGCGTCTGGACGGGGCCAACCCCAAAGATGCGCTTCAAGGGCTGGTGCCAAGCGACCTGCATCGGATCGGACCCGGCCAGGCCTGCTACACCGTGCTGCTGAACGCCAACGGCGGCATTCTCGACGATCTGATTGTGTACGACCTCGAGGATGGCGCCCTTCTCCTGGTAATCAATGCGGCCTGCGCAGCCAGTGACACCGCCTGGCTACGCGAACACCTAGAACCGGCCGGGATCCACCTCAGCGATGCCAAAGGGGAGGGCCTCCTGCTCGCCCTGCAGGGACCGGAAGCCCGGGAACATCTCGAAGCACTTTCCGGCAACGATCTGCAGGAACTGCCGCGCTTCGGCCACCGCTGGCTACAGATCAACGGCCTGACACCCGAGCCCACCCGGGTGCTGGCAGCGCGCACGGGTTACACCGGTGAAGACGGTTTTGAACTGCTGTTGCCGCGCGAAGCAGGCCGGGCCCTCTGGTCACAGCTCCTAGAGCGCGGTGTGCGCCCCTGCGGGCTGGGTGCACGCGACAGCCTGCGCCTGGAAGCGGCGATGCATCTCTATGGACAGGACATGGATCAGACCACCAGCCCCCTGGAAGCGGGGCTCGGCTGGTTGGTGCACCTGGAGAACCCGGTGCCGTTCATCGGCCGCGATGCCTTGGAGCGAGAGGTTGAACAGGGCAGCGAGCGACGCCTGGTGGGACTGCGCCTTGAGGGACGGGCGAT is a genomic window containing:
- a CDS encoding Crp/Fnr family transcriptional regulator yields the protein MNPDALIATSTLPSPVELIAEHDHADRLTFPTGGVLFRRGEMVKSVYALEQGLVELSAPLDGRLRYSRGEMFFFEDLARQRLHHSREARALTPISVVRLPRNTFLELIHRHPTMVISLLERQHARLREQRLDACHYY
- the gcvT gene encoding glycine cleavage system aminomethyltransferase GcvT, which encodes MDLKRTPLHDLCLAAGARMVPFAGWEMPLQFSGLLAEHRAVREAAGLFDISHMGVVRLDGANPKDALQGLVPSDLHRIGPGQACYTVLLNANGGILDDLIVYDLEDGALLLVINAACAASDTAWLREHLEPAGIHLSDAKGEGLLLALQGPEAREHLEALSGNDLQELPRFGHRWLQINGLTPEPTRVLAARTGYTGEDGFELLLPREAGRALWSQLLERGVRPCGLGARDSLRLEAAMHLYGQDMDQTTSPLEAGLGWLVHLENPVPFIGRDALEREVEQGSERRLVGLRLEGRAIPRHGYPILHDGQPVGTITSGGWSPTLEAGIGLGYVSRSLARVGTDLAVEIRGQHQPATVVKRPFYRRPG